The proteins below are encoded in one region of Hordeum vulgare subsp. vulgare chromosome 3H, MorexV3_pseudomolecules_assembly, whole genome shotgun sequence:
- the LOC123445557 gene encoding UPF0481 protein At3g47200-like: MCQKDQSMGSDSCVLEMPQLVHELKNQMATFNSSSKPQVVHSCHLFSSSIIIGKVRDLTRNVDSSEYDPDHVAIGPYHHPRPQSKNLHLAMEHDKLASLVLVLSAAKAARPAMTMEVYVQELACLVDHARNCYANTFDDMTSEQFVRMLLLDGCYILSRVVNLRAHHLDDVGVAEAGVSSANRAEALAVLRDVFYLAENQIPFFVLEKIGELTGLEGKYRVFREISDYALVLMRMQRYAMAAPAMVPPVPTVPGNLLHLLHMHLKPLALSVSPATPISTVDPVPVRRWRSATEYNFAGVKFNARAMSEKGVIRCILDVKLDGGGGTLEIPVLDIDAETWRLLRNLMELEQRNRETVGSHVTAYCVFMSQMACTTKDVELLVKRGVIVHGHGNNEEVAKCFVDLCKGIMFDPDDPGCNYLRETCKKLEKRFQSNPRRWTAWLRQRYLRNPWLAVGLMAAAIGLLLAVIQTVYSVLCYYKQR; the protein is encoded by the exons ATGTGTCAAAAAG ACCAATCTATGGGTTCAGATTCCTGTGTCCTGGAGATGCCTCAGCTGGTTCATGAGCTGAAAAATCAGATGGCCACCTTTAACTCGTCATCCAAGCCGCAGGTCGTCCACAGTTGCCATCTATTTTCCAGTTCCATCATCATCGGCAAGGTCCGCGACCTCACCCGCAACGTCGACAGCAGCGAGTACGATCCCGACCACGTGGCCATCGGCCCGTACCATCACCCTCGGCCCCAGAGCAAGAACCTGCACCTTGCCATGGAGCACGACAAACTGGCAAGCCTCGTCCTCGTGCTCTCGGCGGCGAAGGCGGCGAGACCCGCCATGACGATGGAGGTCTACGTCCAGGAGCTGGCGTGCCTCGTGGACCACGCCAGGAACTGCTACGCCAACACATTTGATGACATGACGAGCGAGCAATTCGTGCGCATGCTCCTCCTCGACGGCTGTTACATACTCTCCCGCGTCGTTAACCTTCGAGCACATCATCTAGATGATGTCGGGGTTGCAGAGGCCGGCGTCTCCTCGGCGAACAGGGCGGAGGCGCTAGCGGTGCTCCGCGACGTGTTCTACCTCGCGGAGAACCAGATACCCTTCTTCGTCCTTGAGAAGATCGGTGAGCTGACGGGTTTGGAGGGTAAGTATCGTGTGTTTAGAGAGATCTCGGATTATGCCCTTGTTCTCATGAGGATGCAAAGGTACGCAATGGCCGCGCCCGCCATGGTACCACCAGTGCCGACGGTGCCTGGaaatcttctccatcttcttcataTGCACCTGAAGCCCCTTGCACTGTCCGTCTCGCCTGCCACGCCGATTAGCACCGTCGATCCCGTGCCCGTGCGCCGGTGGCGCTCCGCGACGGAGTACAACTTCGCCGGAGTGAAGTTCAACGCCCGGGCCATGAGCGAGAAGGGTGTCATCCGCTGCATCCTCGACGTGAAGCTGGACGGCGGTGGCGGTACGCTGGAGATCCCCGTCCTGGACATCGACGCCGAGACGTGGCGGCTATTACGCAACCTGATGGAGCTGGAGCAGAGGAACCGGGAGACGGTGGGGAGCCATGTCACGGCATACTGCGTGTTCATGTCCCAGATGGCCTGCACAACGAAGGACGTGGAGCTCTTGGTGAAGAGAGGCGTCATCGTGCATGGCCACGGCAACAACGAAGAGGTGGCCAAATGCTTCGTCGACCTTTGCAAGGGGATTATGTTTGACCCTGATGACCCCGGCTGCAACTACCTACGGGAGACATGCAAGAAGCTGGAGAAGCGGTTCCAGAGCAACCCCCGGAGGTGGACTGCCTGGCTAAGGCAGAGGTACTTGAGGAACCCATGGCTTGCCGTTGGGCTCATGGCAGCTGCTATTGGCTTACTTCTCGCAGTCATCCAAACAGTCTACTCTGTTTTGTGTTACTACAAACAACGATGA